One region of Mucilaginibacter gotjawali genomic DNA includes:
- a CDS encoding glycoside hydrolase family 97 N-terminal domain-containing protein, with amino-acid sequence MPTPCRIICILCLFFCSRAFAGKIVTVSSPDARIIFSLSTDGDGLYYRVTYKSVLMVDRSRLNISFKEGGPFGNSLIISSAKPEKIIEDYDLLIGKTSKVHSESNRIIVPVAEQTGTRRQMNIEVRVFNDGVAFRYTIPAQKKWAEMINITDEADSFNLTQNPVATVMYRVNYTTSHEGLYSRTSLRDLKADTLMDMPALFEFPGGNYMAITEANLHDYAGMYLMKHNNVLESRLSPCLIKPKLK; translated from the coding sequence ATGCCAACACCCTGCCGCATCATATGCATATTGTGCTTGTTTTTTTGTTCCCGCGCCTTTGCCGGAAAAATCGTCACGGTAAGTTCTCCGGACGCCAGGATCATATTTTCATTAAGTACCGACGGGGACGGACTGTATTACCGGGTCACATACAAAAGCGTTTTAATGGTTGATCGTTCCAGGCTCAATATCAGCTTTAAGGAAGGTGGTCCATTTGGTAACAGCCTTATTATTTCATCTGCAAAACCTGAAAAAATAATTGAAGACTACGACCTTTTAATTGGCAAAACCAGCAAGGTCCACAGCGAAAGTAACAGAATAATTGTACCCGTTGCGGAGCAAACGGGCACCAGGCGACAGATGAATATTGAAGTACGCGTATTTAATGACGGCGTTGCGTTCAGGTATACCATCCCTGCACAAAAAAAATGGGCGGAGATGATAAATATTACGGATGAGGCCGACTCGTTTAACCTTACACAAAACCCCGTTGCCACGGTAATGTATCGTGTTAACTATACCACATCGCACGAAGGCTTGTATTCCAGGACAAGCCTTCGTGATTTGAAAGCTGACACGCTGATGGATATGCCCGCGCTGTTCGAATTCCCCGGCGGGAATTATATGGCTATAACTGAAGCTAATTTACATGATTACGCGGGTATGTACCTGATGAAACACAACAACGTGCTCGAAAGCAGGTTATCCCCCTGCCTCATCAAACCGAAATTAAAGTAA
- a CDS encoding DUF1493 family protein translates to MEEIHPQLKAFIVDYCSRYKIREVDPCALNLDTSIDLDLDIVDIEIDLFIAEFAETFRVDQSKFSWYKYGYPTGSASVKVLKTVFGYKSPWVNRLSNRLYKPKFRVSNLQDAVRTGKLL, encoded by the coding sequence ATGGAAGAAATTCATCCGCAATTAAAAGCGTTCATTGTTGATTACTGTTCCCGGTATAAGATCAGGGAAGTTGACCCCTGTGCGTTGAACCTCGATACCAGTATCGACCTCGACCTGGATATCGTTGATATAGAGATTGATCTGTTCATTGCTGAATTTGCAGAGACCTTCCGTGTGGACCAATCTAAATTCAGCTGGTATAAGTATGGTTACCCCACTGGGTCGGCAAGTGTAAAGGTCTTAAAAACCGTTTTTGGGTATAAGTCACCTTGGGTAAACCGTTTGTCCAACAGGCTCTATAAGCCAAAGTTCAGGGTGAGCAACCTGCAGGATGCTGTACGAACCGGGAAATTGTTATAG